The sequence below is a genomic window from Dyadobacter chenwenxiniae.
GAACGTATTGTAGCCAGTTTCTGGCCTTTGCGAACATTGTCGCCCAATTCCACATCCACTTCCTCCACATTGCCGCCTACCAAGGGGTAGACCTTAATCACCTGATTCTCATCGGGAACAACCTTCCCAACCAGTGTCAGTTCGTTCCGCACCGGCTCGGTCTTCACCGTATCCAGCGTGATCCGGCTCATCATTGTATCCGAAAGCATAAATGCCTGGGATTCTTCGGGATCTTGTTTTTTTGTATTGCATCCTGTCAGCCATAGGCCCATTGCGGCCAGCATAACCATGCTAAGGTGATTTTTCATTGAGAAAAAAATTTGTGGCAAAAGCCGTGGTGTGATAAATTCGAGTTAGTTAAAAAGCTCTTCGCCGACTACGAAATTGAGTTCTTCGTAAACCTTTATGCGGTCGGCTTGCAGGCGATTAAATTCCTTGATGCTTTCGTTGTAGGTTTCTATAAAATCGATGAATTCGAGGAGGGTAATGTTTCGTTTCTGGAAGTTATCGTACATTCCCTTGCTCAGGAGCTGGAATTGGTCCGAAAACTGGCCTTCAACGCCTTGGTAGGCCTTTTCGGCCACAGTCACTTTTTGCAACGCGGCATCCACCTCGTTGTTGACGCTGTTCACTTTTGCCGTTTCAGCGGTTTTGAAATAACTGATATTACTTTTTGCCGCCTTAATATTTCCCTGGTTACGGTTGAAAACAGGCAGGTCTATCGTAGCCGAAACGCCTACATAATTGTTCACATAATTACTCGCCTGATCGTAAACCGCACCGAGCTGAATGTCAGGCACCGCCAATGCTTTTTGCAAAGTGTAGTTCAGTTCGGCTTGTTTCACTTCCGATTGCGACACTTTGAGATCCGAACGGCTTTCCATTGCCTTTGCTTTCAATGCATCGGCCGTGTATTGATTGAGCTGATAACGGCGTACATCTGCTGAATCTACAATCGATTTTACAGGCCGGTCGGCATTCAGCAATGTTCGCAGATCCCGCTGGTTATCATGTAGTTCAAACAGGATGTCTGCACGATCATTGGTTAATTGAAAGAGCAGGGCTTTGAGTCGTACAACTTCTTTGAGGGAAATGTTTTTCCTGTCGTATTCTTTGTCGAATGCATTTACCGTTGTATTCAGGGACGCGATTTGCGTATCGTATAACGCAATGGTTTGTTCCAGATAGTAGGATTCAAAAAATATCTGGCGAAGCTCAAATTTCAATGTTCGGATCAGGTCGAAGAACTGATATTCGCTTTTCCGCGTCGATTCTACGTCCAGCGCAACTTGCTTGTTACGTTTGCCGGCCCGGGTAATGAGCTGCTGAATGGTGAAAGCTTTCTGGCCATTGTTGCCAACGTCTAAGAAACCGCGGGAAGGATTATACGCGCTGATCTCGACGCCAAAAGTGGGGTTATTCCAAAGTTTGTCCTGGATTTCAACAGACTTGGCAATGTCGATCTGGTATTTTTCGGCAAGAATTTCAAGGTTGTTTTGCAGAAACAGGCTGTCAGCCTGTTTGATCGAA
It includes:
- a CDS encoding TolC family protein, with translation MRTYFTTILLFLAAQLHAQDTLRLSIKQADSLFLQNNLEILAEKYQIDIAKSVEIQDKLWNNPTFGVEISAYNPSRGFLDVGNNGQKAFTIQQLITRAGKRNKQVALDVESTRKSEYQFFDLIRTLKFELRQIFFESYYLEQTIALYDTQIASLNTTVNAFDKEYDRKNISLKEVVRLKALLFQLTNDRADILFELHDNQRDLRTLLNADRPVKSIVDSADVRRYQLNQYTADALKAKAMESRSDLKVSQSEVKQAELNYTLQKALAVPDIQLGAVYDQASNYVNNYVGVSATIDLPVFNRNQGNIKAAKSNISYFKTAETAKVNSVNNEVDAALQKVTVAEKAYQGVEGQFSDQFQLLSKGMYDNFQKRNITLLEFIDFIETYNESIKEFNRLQADRIKVYEELNFVVGEELFN